The genomic segment ATTGCGCTTATCTTTCATCGCGTTAAAACGAGCAATGTCTTTGATGATGTACTGGAACTCCGGATCTTTCGCAATGCGATCGTTATGCTCTTTCAGCAATTCCGGCCCCATCGGTTTCAGATCGCCCGATTTTTCGTATGTCGCGGCGTTAATGCTATCCCACGGCAATGCATTATCTTCGAATTTCTCGCCAGTTTCGGTCTCTTCATTGCCAGTCGGCATAATGATGTCCGGCGTCACCCCTTTCCTTTGGGTGCTACCACCGTTAACTCGGTAGAACTTCTGGATAGTGTATTGCACCGAGCCAAGTGCTGGCCATTCCGGACGCAGCATTTGATCGTAGATGCGGTTCAACGAACGGTATTGCTGAACGGTGCCTTTCCCGAAGGTTGGTTCGCCCACAATCAGCGCGCGACCATAATCCTGCATCGCGGCGGCGAAAATCTCAGACGCCGAGGCGCTGAAACGGTCAACCATCACGACCAGCGGGCCTTTGTAATACACCACGCCATCAGTATCGCGATCTTCACGCACCTTGCCGTTGTTATCACGAACCTGAACGACCGGGCCAGACGGAATAAACAGACCGGAGAGCGAAACCGCTTCGGTCAGTGCCCCGCCGCCGTTGGAGCGAAGGTCGATAATCACGCCGCTAACGTTCTGCTTTTCAAGTTTCTGAAGCTGTACTTTGACGTCATCGGTCAGGCCGACATAGAAGCCAGGAATATCCAGCACGCCAATTTTTTCTTTACCGACGTTTTTCACCGACATCTTCACCGCGCGGTCTTCAAGGCGAATACGCTCGCGTGTCAGCGTGATAATGCGGGTTTTTGTGCCTTTACCAGCAGGCAGGATCTCAAGGCGCACTTTGCTGCCTTTCGGGCCTTTGATCAGCGCCACAACGTCATCAAGCCGCCAGCCAATCACATCCTGCATCTGCTGCCCAACCTGCCCTACGCCGACAATACGATCGCCGACGCTAATGGCTTTGCTTTTCGCCGCAGGGCCACCAGCCACCATGGAGTTGATTACCGTGTAATCATCGTCCATTTGCAGTACTGCGCCGATACCTTCAAGCGAGAGGCTCATTTCGGTATTGAATTGCTCAGTGCTGCGTGGTGAGAGGTAATTGGTATGCGGGTCAATCTCATGCGCAAAGGCAGTCATCGCGAGCGAGAACACATCTTCGCTGTTGGTCTGCGCCAGACGACGAATAGCGAATTTATAACGCTTAGTCAGCGTTTCGCGGATTTCCGCATCGGTTTTACCGGTCAGTTTCAGGCTCAGCTCGTCAAATTTGACTTTGCCGTCCCAAAGTTTGTTGAGCTCCGCTTCGCTGGCAGGCCAGGGCGCCTTGCTGCGATCGATATCAAATGTATCGTTACCGGTAAAATCCATCGGTCTTTCCAGCACTTTCAGCGCGTACTGATAACGCTCAAAACGGCGCTGTTGTGCCAGATTATAAAGACTGTAAAACACATCCAGTTTACCGCTGCGCAGTTCATCGCCGATCTGCCCTTTTTTCTTCGCAAACTGCTCAACATCGCCCGCCAGCAGCACATTGTGGCTGTAGTCGAGCAGATTGAGGTAGCGATCGAAAATTTTGGCGGAGAAGGCTTCGTTTAAATCGAACTGGCGGTAATGAGAGCGGGTGAACCGGGAGGTCACACGCTCGCTAACTGTAGGATGTTGTGGTTCCTCTTTGAGGACCGGGATCTGGTCAGGACGGGTAATGTCATCCACGGCCAACGCCTGGCCCGCCATCAGCAGCAGGCCGGCGACGGCGGTTAGCTTAAAAAAAGTGTTCATGCCCTGGTTGACCTCCGTTTCAGAACAATAAATGTTCTGCGCGTACAATCATCGACATACCAGAAGTCAGCTGTACACGGACGCCATCTTTGGTAATTTCCTGCACGGTGGCGTCCATCGCGTTGTTGCCTGCTTTGACCTTAATGGCCTGACCGACGCTGAGCGCCGTAATATCAGACACCGGCGTATGACGTTCTTCGCGCGCAGGGCGCGGCGCTTTCGCGGCGGCAGGTTTTGCAGCGGCACGAGGTTTACGCTCCGCGTTTTCCTTACGACGCGGAGCCGGACGCGGCTTGCGTTCACGACGCTCGGCGCCGTTATCGTCGCCTTCAGCACCTGCTGCTTCGCGTTTTTTCGCCTGCTGCTCGGCGCGTTGCGCCTGAACACGGGCTTTCGCTTCTTCAAGTTGCTTACGGGCGTGTTCTACGTGCTGCTCTTCCAGAACACCGCACGGGTTGCCGTCGAGGTCGACACGGGTGGCACCAGGCTTGATGCCATAAAGGTAGCGCCAGCTCGACGTATAAAGACGTAATGCGGAACGAAGTTGCGTTTTGCTGAGGTTCATTTCGCCCTCAACACGCTCTACCAGATCCTGAAAAATGCCGATCTTCAGAGGACGCGCTTCGCCTTCAGCACTGAAACACTGCGGAAAACGTTCGGCCAGAAAGGCGATAACTTCTTTACTGCTATTCAACTTAGGTTGATTTTCCATGAAATTTCCTGATTACAACGGATGTTGCCAACAAGCCGCAGGCATGAACAGGCGTCATTATAATGACGCCATCGGTAAATGCCACGTTATCCGTTGCTTATCATGCGGCTGGTGCAAAGAATTTTTTAAAATCCGTGCCTGCAATAACAGCTTCAAGCTGCTCGACCAGGGTACGCAGCCCCTGCTCGTCGTCGGCATCGAAGCGGTTGAAGACGGTGCTGTCGATATCCAGAACGCCAATAATCTGCCCGCCCGCGCGAAGCGGCAACACGATTTCGGCATTACTGGAAGCATCGCAGGCGATATGCCCATCGAACGCGTGCACATCATCCACGCGCTGTACAATGCCCGTCGAGACCGCCGTACCGCATACGCCGCGACCATAAGGGATACGCACGCAGGCGATTTTGCCCTGGAACGGACCAAGCACCAGCGTCTGGTCTTCAAGGAGGTAAAAGCCCGCCCAGTTGACGCCTTCAAGACGCTCAAACAACAGCGCGCTGGTATTGGCGAGCGTTGCGAGAAAACTGGTTTCCCCTGCCATGAGGGAGTTAAAATCGCGATTGAGTTCCGCGTAAAATTGTGTTTTGTTCATTAATCCGATCGCTTTGTTGTCTTACTTACTTTGCCAGCCTACTAAAATAAGCATTAAATGCGCTCATGCTCAAGATTAATCATTTCATGAGTTACGATAACAGAATCATATAAGAACATGCTTCGCACATGGCACTCAAAACTCAACAGCTTTCTTCTGGCAAAAAACTGAACATTCACGCCATCGGCGAGTCGTTACCGCAGGCACATTATCAGCGTTGTCCGCAATGCGATATCCTTTTTATGCTGCCTGTGGTCAAGTCTAACCAGACCGCGCACTGCCCACGCTGCGACGCGAAAATCCGTGATGGCCGCGACTGGTCGCTGACGCGGCTGGCAGCGATGGCGATAACGATGCTGCTGTTGATGCCCTTCGCCTACAGCGAGCCGCTGCTTCGTCTCTATCTGCTTGGCACGCGTATCGACGCGAATCTCTTTCAGGGCATCTGGCAGATGACCCGCCAGGGCGACACGATTACCGCCGCGATGGTGCTATTTTGCGCGGTCGGGGCGCCCGCTACGCTGGTCGCCGCTATCGCCTACCTCTGGTTTGGCAATATTCTCGGGATGAACCTGCGCCCGGTCTTGCTGATGCTGGAGCGGCTTCGCGAGTGGGTGATGCTCGATATTTATCTGGTCGGCATCGGTGTGGCGTCTATCAAAGTACGCGAGTATGCCTGGCTTGAACCCGGCATCGGGCTACTGGCCTTCGTGGCCCTGGTGGTACTGAGCGTAATGACGCTTATTCATCTAAATGTGGAACAGCTCTGGGAGCGTTTTTATCCGCAGCGCCCCGCGACGCGCTACCACGAGGATCTTCGCGTCTGCCTGGGCTGCCATTACACTGGCGTGCCGGATAAACGTGGCCGCTGCTCGCGCTGCCATATTCCGTTACGCCGTCGTCGTCGCCAGAGTATCCAAAAGTGCTGGGCGGCGCTAATAGCTTCCATGGTGTTTCTGCTGCCCGCTAACCTTCTGCCCATTTCCATTATCTATATCAACGGCGCGCGGCAGGAGGACACTATCTTGTCCGGCATCATCTCGCTTGGGCAAAGCAACATTCTGGTCGCGGGCGTCGTGTTTATCGCGAGTATTCTGGTGCCGTTTATCAAGGTACTGGTGCTGCTGACGCTGCTCGTGAGCATCCATTTCAAATGCCAGCAAGGGTTGCGAACACGCGTCCTGATGCTGCGGCTGGTTGCCTGGATTGGCCGCTGGTCGATGCTCGATCTGTTTGTGATTTCTCTTACGATGTCGCTGGTCAATCGTGACCAGCTATTGTCGTTTGTCATGGGACCGGCTGCGTTTTATTTCGGCGCAGCGGTGATTTTGACTATTCTTGCTGTTGAATGGCTGGACAGCCGCTTACTTTGGGACGCACATGAGTCAGGAAACGCCCGCTTCACAGACTGAAGCGCGAATTAAAACAAAACGTCGCATCTCTCCATTCTGGTTACTGCCCGTTATCGCTCTGCTGATTGCGGGCTGG from the Cronobacter condimenti 1330 genome contains:
- the prc gene encoding carboxy terminal-processing peptidase, with amino-acid sequence MNTFFKLTAVAGLLLMAGQALAVDDITRPDQIPVLKEEPQHPTVSERVTSRFTRSHYRQFDLNEAFSAKIFDRYLNLLDYSHNVLLAGDVEQFAKKKGQIGDELRSGKLDVFYSLYNLAQQRRFERYQYALKVLERPMDFTGNDTFDIDRSKAPWPASEAELNKLWDGKVKFDELSLKLTGKTDAEIRETLTKRYKFAIRRLAQTNSEDVFSLAMTAFAHEIDPHTNYLSPRSTEQFNTEMSLSLEGIGAVLQMDDDYTVINSMVAGGPAAKSKAISVGDRIVGVGQVGQQMQDVIGWRLDDVVALIKGPKGSKVRLEILPAGKGTKTRIITLTRERIRLEDRAVKMSVKNVGKEKIGVLDIPGFYVGLTDDVKVQLQKLEKQNVSGVIIDLRSNGGGALTEAVSLSGLFIPSGPVVQVRDNNGKVREDRDTDGVVYYKGPLVVMVDRFSASASEIFAAAMQDYGRALIVGEPTFGKGTVQQYRSLNRIYDQMLRPEWPALGSVQYTIQKFYRVNGGSTQRKGVTPDIIMPTGNEETETGEKFEDNALPWDSINAATYEKSGDLKPMGPELLKEHNDRIAKDPEFQYIIKDIARFNAMKDKRNIVSLNLAQREKENHEDDATRLARINDRLKRAGKPPLAKLEDLPKDYQEPDPYLDETVHIALDLAHMTSDKTAQPAASSK
- a CDS encoding GAF domain-containing protein — translated: MNKTQFYAELNRDFNSLMAGETSFLATLANTSALLFERLEGVNWAGFYLLEDQTLVLGPFQGKIACVRIPYGRGVCGTAVSTGIVQRVDDVHAFDGHIACDASSNAEIVLPLRAGGQIIGVLDIDSTVFNRFDADDEQGLRTLVEQLEAVIAGTDFKKFFAPAA
- the yebS gene encoding membrane integrity lipid transport subunit YebS produces the protein MALKTQQLSSGKKLNIHAIGESLPQAHYQRCPQCDILFMLPVVKSNQTAHCPRCDAKIRDGRDWSLTRLAAMAITMLLLMPFAYSEPLLRLYLLGTRIDANLFQGIWQMTRQGDTITAAMVLFCAVGAPATLVAAIAYLWFGNILGMNLRPVLLMLERLREWVMLDIYLVGIGVASIKVREYAWLEPGIGLLAFVALVVLSVMTLIHLNVEQLWERFYPQRPATRYHEDLRVCLGCHYTGVPDKRGRCSRCHIPLRRRRRQSIQKCWAALIASMVFLLPANLLPISIIYINGARQEDTILSGIISLGQSNILVAGVVFIASILVPFIKVLVLLTLLVSIHFKCQQGLRTRVLMLRLVAWIGRWSMLDLFVISLTMSLVNRDQLLSFVMGPAAFYFGAAVILTILAVEWLDSRLLWDAHESGNARFTD
- the proQ gene encoding RNA chaperone ProQ; this translates as MENQPKLNSSKEVIAFLAERFPQCFSAEGEARPLKIGIFQDLVERVEGEMNLSKTQLRSALRLYTSSWRYLYGIKPGATRVDLDGNPCGVLEEQHVEHARKQLEEAKARVQAQRAEQQAKKREAAGAEGDDNGAERRERKPRPAPRRKENAERKPRAAAKPAAAKAPRPAREERHTPVSDITALSVGQAIKVKAGNNAMDATVQEITKDGVRVQLTSGMSMIVRAEHLLF